A single genomic interval of Megalobrama amblycephala isolate DHTTF-2021 linkage group LG15, ASM1881202v1, whole genome shotgun sequence harbors:
- the LOC125247395 gene encoding ankyrin repeat and SOCS box protein 15-like isoform X2 translates to MASDSWDTFSKYVMLDKTNEDEYSSASDENSNLLAAIETGDTAVIHELRRFPSAFREVDSNGFLPFHRAAMQPSRKVLEAVLASSQPDMEEKGWNGETALTLAVQAGLEENVRILLEHGALPHNLNSKKESPLLLAVRVRSFPMVYALTSHGAEVNQVCSKRWTALHEAAKVGCIDILMLLLRRGGQVSVRDYEGVTPMGVAAECANLEVLKVLIDIGADVNAQSCKGESVLMDAAGSGNPDCVNLLLENGASPNLASLTRHLPIHRAAFEGHYL, encoded by the exons ATGGCCTCTGATTCATGGGACACATTTTCTAAATATGTTATGTTGGACAAGACGAATGAAGATGAATACAG CTCAGCCAGTGATGAGAATTCAAACCTGCTGGCAGCAATCGAAACAG GTGATACTGCAGTCATCCATGAACTCAGGCGATTTCCTTCAGCCTTTAGGGAAGTGGACAGTAATGGATTTCTTCCATTCCACAGAGCTGCCATGCAACCATCACGGAAAGTCCTAGAAGCAGTTCTGG CCTCCAGCCAGCCTGACATGGAAGAAAAAGGTTGGAATGGAGAGACCGCCTTGACTTTAGCCGTTCAAGCTGGCCTGGAGGAGAACGTCAGGATCCTTCTGGAACATGGAGCACTACCACACAACCTCAACAGCAAAAAGGAGTCTCCACTTCTGCTGG CGGTAAGAGTCCGATCTTTTCCAATGGTGTACGCTCTCACCTCACATGGAGCTGAGGTGAATCAGGTTTGTTCGAAGAGGTGGACGGCACTGCATGAAGCAGCAAAAGTGGGCTGCATTGACATCTTAATGCTGCTGCTGAGACGAGGCGGACAAGTGTCAGTGAGGGATTATGAGGGAGTGACTCCGATGGGTGTAGCAGCAGAGTGCGCCAATCTAGAAGTCCTTAAAGTACTCATTGATATTG GAGCTGACGTGAACGCACAGTCCTGTAAGGGTGAAAGTGTGTTGATGGATGCAGCTGGTTCAGGAAACCCAGACTGTGTGAACCTTCTGCTTGAAAATGGAGCCTCACCAAACCTGGCCAGTTTGACCAGGCACCTACCTATACACCGCGCGGCATTTGAGGGCCACTACCTGTAA
- the LOC125247015 gene encoding ankyrin repeat and SOCS box protein 15-like — protein MPELVKVKVKVINTTLQTYLHHTNSIYSVLKILLSVTSKRAIIESGQSPVHSAADGGQVQCLQLLIDRGFDVNNLLDRTISSYYNDKRRSALYFAVSNGDVTCIEMLLNAGAKPDLDPLHCLLVAVRAGRYEIVKMLLAKKADVNCYFTVVSDTTFPTSLQYCLKDEEMMRLLLNNGYNVDKCFHCHHDYPFNMGLPWKDIYAHRPCCVICDGEDKIPFCDFISLCCLVHLSGQVVLILLDYVNHVPLCSHLRCILEKQKEWAEICTILNNPRSLKHLCRLEIRKYMTVKRLRNIIIMDSFPPPIRNYLLYK, from the exons atgccagaactag taaaagtaaaagtaaaagtgataaacacaactttacagACTTACCTGCATCATACCAATTCCATTTACAGTGTGTTAAAAATACTGCTATCAGTGACAAGCAAGAGAGCTATCATTGAGTCTGGCCAGAGTCCAGTACACTCAGCTGCAGATGGAGGTCAAGTGCAATGCCTGCAGCTCCTGATTGACAGAGGTTTTGATGTGAACAATCTACTCGACCGAACCATCTCCAGCTACTACAATGACAAGCGTAGGAGCGCCCTTTACTTTGCCGTCTCAAATGGAGATGTGACTTGCATCGAGATGCTGTTAAATGCAGGAGCCAAACCTGACCTGGATCCTCTGCACTGCCTCCTAGTGGCGGTGAGAGCTGGGAGGTACGAGATTGTCAAGATGCTCCTGGCCAAGAAGGCGGATGTGAACTGTTACTTCACAGTGGTCAGTGACACCACATTTCCCACATCTCTACAGTACTGCCTGAAGGATGAGGAGATGATGCGATTACTTCTTAATAATGGATATAATGTAGACAAATGTTTCCATTGTCACCATGATTACCCTTTCAACATGGGGTTACCTTGGAAGGACATATATGCACACAGACCATGTTGTGTCATATGTGATGGAGAAGACAAAATACCT TTCTGTGACTTCATAAGTTTGTGCTGCCTGGTTCATCTGTCTGGACAAGTGGTACTGATCCTGCTGGACTATGTCAACCACGTCCCCCTCTGCTCACATCTTAGATGTATCCTGGAGAAACAAAAGGAGTGGGCAGAGATATGCACCATCTTAA ACAACCCACGATCCCTGAAGCACCTCTGTCGTCTGGAAATCAGAAAATACATGACCGTTAAAAGACTCCGTAATATCATTATAATGGATTCCTTTCCACCTCCAATTAGAAATTACCTGCTGTACAAGTAA
- the LOC125247395 gene encoding ankyrin repeat and SOCS box protein 15-like isoform X1, translated as MASDSWDTFSKYVMLDKTNEDEYSSASDENSNLLAAIETGDTAVIHELRRFPSAFREVDSNGFLPFHRAAMQPSRKVLEAVLASSQPDMEEKGWNGETALTLAVQAGLEENVRILLEHGALPHNLNSKKESPLLLAVRVRSFPMVYALTSHGAEVNQVCSKRWTALHEAAKVGCIDILMLLLRRGGQVSVRDYEGVTPMGVAAECANLEVLKVLIDIGADVNAQSCKGESVLMDAAGSGNPDCVNLLLENGASPNLASLTRHLPIHRAAFEGHYLHLLYPLAFFFFCL; from the exons ATGGCCTCTGATTCATGGGACACATTTTCTAAATATGTTATGTTGGACAAGACGAATGAAGATGAATACAG CTCAGCCAGTGATGAGAATTCAAACCTGCTGGCAGCAATCGAAACAG GTGATACTGCAGTCATCCATGAACTCAGGCGATTTCCTTCAGCCTTTAGGGAAGTGGACAGTAATGGATTTCTTCCATTCCACAGAGCTGCCATGCAACCATCACGGAAAGTCCTAGAAGCAGTTCTGG CCTCCAGCCAGCCTGACATGGAAGAAAAAGGTTGGAATGGAGAGACCGCCTTGACTTTAGCCGTTCAAGCTGGCCTGGAGGAGAACGTCAGGATCCTTCTGGAACATGGAGCACTACCACACAACCTCAACAGCAAAAAGGAGTCTCCACTTCTGCTGG CGGTAAGAGTCCGATCTTTTCCAATGGTGTACGCTCTCACCTCACATGGAGCTGAGGTGAATCAGGTTTGTTCGAAGAGGTGGACGGCACTGCATGAAGCAGCAAAAGTGGGCTGCATTGACATCTTAATGCTGCTGCTGAGACGAGGCGGACAAGTGTCAGTGAGGGATTATGAGGGAGTGACTCCGATGGGTGTAGCAGCAGAGTGCGCCAATCTAGAAGTCCTTAAAGTACTCATTGATATTG GAGCTGACGTGAACGCACAGTCCTGTAAGGGTGAAAGTGTGTTGATGGATGCAGCTGGTTCAGGAAACCCAGACTGTGTGAACCTTCTGCTTGAAAATGGAGCCTCACCAAACCTGGCCAGTTTGACCAGGCACCTACCTATACACCGCGCGGCATTTGAGGGCCACTACCT gcacctattgtatccgctggcgttcttcttcttctgtctATGA